From Anastrepha obliqua isolate idAnaObli1 chromosome 3, idAnaObli1_1.0, whole genome shotgun sequence:
TAAGTAATTTGATATTCAATATTGTCCCTTTTGGCATTGCTCaattataaatatgcatttcaaGCATACCCTAACCAATTTCTGCTTTATTTAATGAAAGTAATACTTTGCAAGAATAgtgaagtttatttcatttattttttctaaatataaataataaataaaacttatatgaaaataaacatttcaaagaatttcaaagaaagaaagtaaaagaaaattcataaaagttgaggttcattgaatttaatgaaagtcgattaaatatattatttaagactGATCCACGTTCGGTTCGTCAAAATCTGTACTTTTGAATAAACTTTCATTCAATTTGATAAACAGCTAGAAAATCTGcccattttttatactttttacacACGCGAAACACGTGCAAACGCAAACTAGccacaaaaatgctttaataaaaactaacgGCGATAGAAATTCAAGTAGGAAAATGTGTCAATATAAAAGAGTGATAAAAAATGATGCTTTCAAAGAAAACTCACTGAGCATACAAAATGATTGCTATTGTTGAAGAGAgtttatcatttttaaattatctgcGAGGAGAGAATAAGCTAGCGAACACTCAATTCGGTTGATGCTTTCAAAGAGCGCATGTTAAAAGAATGTCGAAAGAGGAAtgttaataaatgattttttcgttctttcaaaaaataactGATGCTCTCTTGTTTGGTTTTAAGCAGAAatgaaaaactcaaaacaaaatgcACTGAATTGAGTTTTTATCAGCTGAATGAGGGATATTTTACTCATCAATGATAAGTATTTACGAACTCTGTAATAAATAGGGCCAttcatatgaaatttaaaaaaattgaggtAAGAAATATGAACATTTTAACTAGTTTACCCTGTGTCAACAGATTTTTGTAGaaacatatttgaaaatgaagcaaagagtaaacaaataaaaatagctAACTGGTGTTTctaggaaataaaaaaacatgtgaGGCGAActccattttaataaaacataaaattaggcaagacaatttaatttttctcacctATGTCACTTTAGTGAACATTTCATCCTTAAAATCGTGGCGGTGTCATACAAATGTTAGCCTTGCTAATCGGAAGTCCTCTGTTATTAATGAGTTCGTCAATATCAAGGACTTGTATCAAATATACAATAGTGGCTTCATCGAAGCAGTGTCTTCATTAAAAATCCTCctccatttgaaaaaaatatgtttctctCTCTAGTCGCAATATCCTTTTATTGTgaagaatttttgtttgtttattaaactTTTCAGATTAAGatcactttttaaatttaaaatttataactcgcgtgtttgttttaatttctcaaATTTAGGTGCTAGTTCCTGTAAACGTGAAAGCAAGATGATTATTTCCTGGTGTACTCTTTATACTGTTCGGGGTGTTCTCGAAGTAAATGAAGATCTTATTATAGATTTAACGTTAAACACAGAATCCTATTAATGGATCCAAATTAAATGTAGAATTTTTTCAGCAGTGCACATtgcaaattgcaaataaatttgatgaGCCATATCCGTGATTCTACATGCCAAGCTCAGATAACAAAGTTTTAATTCATTAgaccaattttatttaacagtTTGCAAACAAAAGCAGCTGTTTTCTACGGACacatgttttgtttaattttcttacagTACTTTTCATCTAATATGCaacagatatttaattttttgcattagaatactaagtaaaaaatatcgataaacTCTTAACATATGTTATTTCCCCTACACTTAGTTGGCAACGCGACTTTACATATGGTACTGAATATGTTGCTATTGGGTTATTACTTCGGAGTGGTGTTCGTCCCGGCTTTtgtaataaaagtgaaaattaacAAACAGTAGATTATAAAATCATTATTTAATTCGATGTGCGCTGGTGGATCGTGATGTATTCTTCAGCTAAGAAGTTACAACGCGTGCTCTCCTCAGGAGAAATTCGCAAAACGTTCATTGACTACTTTACAATAAATCATGACCACAAATTTGTACGTTCCAGTCCGGTAGTGCCATTCTGTGATCCCACTGTGGCCTTTGTTAATGCGGGCATGAATCAAGTAGATATTGAATAACTATAAATAAACACATACCACTTTAAGGGTATTTCTAGTTTAAGTCGGTTTTCTTGGGCAAGAGTCAAGCGCCCTATCCCCGTGTAACCAATTCACAGAAATGTGTTCGAGTTGGTGGCAAACATAATGATCTCTCTGTGGTCGGACAAGATGGCTATCAtcacacattttttgaaatgttgggaaactggtCGTTTGGAGATTATTTTAAGGTATTCTATACAATgtaattattttcacatattttattgaAGTTTTATATCAACAGCGAGAAGCTTGCGAAATGGCTTTCCAGCTTTTACGTGGCCCATTTAATATTGATCCTGGTAGGTTGTATGTAACTTATTTTGCAGGCGATAAGGTACTTGGTTTGCCTGCCGATTTGGAATGCTTCGAGATTTGGCGCAGTTTGGGGTTGGTATTCATTAAGATTTAAGCGCGTTAGTTTAATTATAACTAAACCTTTGATATAGATTTCCCGCTGAACGTGTCTTGCCATTTGGCTGCAAGGAAAACTTCTGGGAGATGGGAACAACTGGCCCATGTGGTCCATGCACGGAAATACACATCGACCATTGTCCGACTGTAAGCAAGAGTCACGAACGTGCGAAATTCGTTAATGCAGATAAGCCAGATTTAACAGAATTGTGgaatttagtttttatacaatacaatcggtaaatacaatatatttaaaaaaaaatatatatatactaagtGCACAAGTATTTTGTTTTAGGAACGAAGATGGATCTGTTACACAATTGCCTGCACAACATGTAGACACTGGTATGGGGTTTGAGCGATTGACTGCCATTTTACAACAGAAAACATCCAACTACGATACGGACCTATTCACGCCGATTTTCAAAACCATTCAGAAGGtgtgtattcattttttaaaagtacaaagaaaaaatgtaaaagagcTGATAAAATTTAATCATACGTCATTCAGATTACAAACGCTCCCCACTACGCGGGCATTTTTCCAACTGGTACTGAAATCGCTGCTTTGGACACAGGGTACAGAATTTTGGCAGATCATGCTCGTATGATTACGACATGCTTGGCAGATGGCATGTTACCGGATCAAAAGTATTGATACTAAGtataaaataagaatataaaataatcaaacttttttctttccgGTTTAGTCAAAAGCTTCGAAGAGTACTGCGCAAAGCATTTACAATAAGCGAAAACATATTTGCAAATGAGAAATTATTGTCGCAACTTATACCAATAGTTGTAGAGACGATAGGCACGGCATATCCAGAAATGTATAACAAGCAGAATTCTATACTCGAGTTAATAGCACACGAACAAGAAGTTTTTAAGGCGCTGCGAGAAAGCTCTTCGAAAGCATTTGTTGAGGCGTTAACTGAGTTCCCTAACTTGGAGGATATTGACTTGATGGAGTGTCCCGGTTTTGTACCCGCCTACCGGGAATTTCACGCGCAAAAAGAAACCTTTAAAAATAATGTGTTGCCTGGTAAATTTCTATACAAGCTTACTGACACTTATGGTTTGACTGAAGATAACTTTAAAAAGCTGGCGGAGCTGGAAAACATGGAATGCGATTTGCATGGTTATCTCGCTGAAATAACAAATGCTAAAATGAAATCGAAAGCCTCATTAAACGGTCAAAATGCCAGTAGCGAAGATAAACTCGCCAATCAACGACGTGACATCGAAGCAATAATGCAGTTCACCAAAAAATTGAATCCCACCGATAATAGTTGGAAATACTGTTACAAATATGATGTAGATGATAAAAAGTACAATATTCCCCCTCTTTTGGCTCAGGTTACTGGCATGATTTACCGGGGTGCGGAAATGGACACAGTgaaattgaataatttagtGCCCGAAGGGGAATTGTTATACATTGTAACAGACGTCAGCAACTTTTATTATGAATCCGGCGGTCAGCAAGGGGATTTCGGTGCAATCCAATTGACGAGTGAAACGAATGATTCTATCAACCACCAACTGCCGGTCGTGGAAGTAAAATGTATAAATGATTGCATTGTACATGTATGTAAATTGCCGAAAGTGGAAAAGGAGATCATATTGAAGACGGGTGCTCATGTGCATATTTTGGTGGATGTTAATCACCGTAAAATGACTGCATGCCATCATACAGGTTTGTAACACAATCTTAATGGTTGAATAAATTACGTCacgtataaaaaaaagaataaaattttatataattctatttttatagCAACACACTTATTAAATGGGGCCATCCGGACGCTCTTCAAAAAGACAACATATCAGGTCTCTAGTGCCGTCACAAGTGACAATTGCAAGCTGGAAGTAGGCATAATTGATAAACGCATAACAAAGGAAGATATTATTCGCCTAGAGGATTTAATTGGGTAAATTCTAAATTAAAGCTAAATCTTATATAATCGcatatacttagtcttgccataaattctgtgacaaaaaaGTCGTTCGAGAAAGACTTCGCATAAATcctcttagaaagcagaaaatcacgtccagggaaatgaatgtatcgaccaagACTATTGAAAGATAATCTcaacatgaaagccttccgtcgcttaACTGgtaatcttttgacaacgcgcttgaagaaaattagattcgaaagatgcaagcagcttcttcggcgacatgaaaatattcttttctcaGATGATAAGACTCACTGTTGAAGTagtttttaataagtaaaaccacaaaatctatgctataAAGGCGCAAAATTGTTGTtgcagcctccgtaatggtttggtagtgttgttgttgttgtagcagtatacttatccctgtcagtgtagtgtaaatcaccggtcgtcttcgtctagttcACCTAATGGTAGTCTCTGGAAACTTGCTGTGCCGCCAGGTTGGTtgcagagggagaggggtgttagatgagtgggcttAGTTTGGTTCTTGTAAAGGCGCTATATTCTGCGAAAAAGGCgctaagaccggggcaaaattGTACGCGGGGATGTCTTAGAAGACTTGGTGAATCAGTTGAGTAGTAgtttcttcaatggagagctgTGGATCTTTCAGCAAGATTTCGCTTCAtctcataaggcaaaaaccacccagcagtggctaaaaacaatACTCCGGGGCTTATAGCCGCaaaagattggccgtctggaagtccagatttgAATCCATTGTACCACAGTTTgtgtcagaattggagaacatggcctgtcgaaggcctcacagaaatttggagagtcttaAACAATCTTTTGTTCGAGCAGctacgtcaatatccatggaaaccgtgcgtgctgccaTAGCTAAATGGCCTAATCGCTTCAAGGCTTGTGTAAAACCAAACGATGACCATTTCAATTggaaattaaaatcttttttaatatttacatgattaagcTAACTCCGTTAAAGAAAGTATCATAATTtaatatctataacggacttaacttgtaacagaacttatggcagaactaagtatatacatactcgtatatagtatataaattaatatatgcatTCCAATTTAAACCAATAGACAGACTATTAACTCGAAAGTGCCAGTGGATGTGACGACTATAAATGCCAGTGATGTATTGCAACAAGACGACATCACTATGGTGCCTGGTGAAATATATCCAGAGACTGGCTTGCGTTTGATTAGCATAAAATGCGAACATCCTCAATTACATTCAAAGGAATTGTGCTGTGGAACCCACGTCACAAACACCCACGAATTGGAATATTTCACTATTACAAACCTTAAGCAAACCAACCGCGCACGATTTGCTTTTACAGCAGTGGCTGGAACTGCGGCGGAAAACGTATGGccaaattattatattacatacatttttatacatttgcaATTTATTGTGTATTCTCTTTTTATAGGCTTTAAAAACAGCAGCGCTCTTGCAACATCGTGTAGATATGTTGGATGAGCAATTTAAGACTGATAAGCTCACAAACGCTACAGAAATCGAATTACAAAAGATACGCCATAATCTTTTACACACGGAAGTGGTTTTGCCATATGCGTTTAAAATCGATACGCTGGAGCGTATCAATGATATATTGAAAAAGCTTAAGGAAACCACACGCACAACTTTAAAGTAagaaatttatcaatttttacatTTGTCAATGACCACACACGGTCTCCGATTGTAGGGAATTTGTTGAGGTGGAAATGAAAACATTACTTCAAGAAAAAACCACGGAGACACACCCATTCATTGTGCACTACATCAGAAGTTCAGTATTGGTCGAAGAGGTGCCATTGCAAAGAGCAACAAAACTATGCCCCGATCGTCCGATTCTCGTGGCCAGTATGTGTGAGGGCATTGTTAAAGCACGTTGTTGTGTTCCCAAGGTAGctcgaaaataaaatatatttatgattctaTAGCTGCAATATTTCTCTTGATAGAAATTTATCAGCGACCAATTTGATGCGGAACAATGGTTAAGGGAATTCGCCTTGGTTTTTAAGTCACAAGTCGCTGCACCAAAGGGCCAGAATTCAGCAGAAGTGTGCAATATGAAGGGTAAAAAAGTGTCTACGCAGTTCGAAGAACAATTGGAGGAGGCACTCGCCAGAGCAAATGACTTTGCGTTTAAAcgtattttgttgtgattttagtattaatttgaaatttgcaaaatacttGCATATAGCTGAATTCCTATTTGAGATTCAAAACAATTCTCAACCAATAAATAATTTGGGTTTTTATAGAATaagacgaaaaaaaatcaaataaaaatatttgtctgaACTAAAGTATACAACATGCCTGTTTGATAATTTGTACGTGAAGTGATTTATATGTGTTAGTTGTTTGCTTAaagtaatgaaatgaaatgaagtaatgaaaattttttctattacacCTATTGAAAAGGTTCAACACATACATTCAAACGAATTGTCAAATAagaatgtataatttttatgttttgacTATTGGGCTCACTGTATACATTGTGGTCTGAAGCAAAAACTTTCaatagaaattgtttttttatttttaattgagagaaatgttttattttgaaataaaatcgcATCCATGATACGACTATGAAACGTTCGGCAAGTAATGACAAGTGCGTTTTAACACTGCCTTACATTTACGAAGGAAGaaaggaaatagaaaaaaatgttttctcctTCTTGCCTACAGGTAGTAAAAAAGTATGTAAAGTAGTTAATTAgtgctgaaataaaaaataaaagaaaaataacgtATATTAGTTATTTAATCTACATTTACACGAAAAAAGGGGTaattaaagttttcttttaatataagcTTATACATATAAGACCTcttaacacgttcgcggacaCTAAAAATTTCAGGGAGCTGTAAAAAAAGGTaggcaattatttttcaaactagTTGTAATATTCGAAATCtgattataaagggtgtttttttagaggtaaggttttcaagttggcattacttttttcgtagatggtctttttgacagctgtcacttgatttatgctcagtttggtttgccatttcataatgaatagacttacacctgaacaacgtttgcaaatcgaaccaaaacgagatggccaccgatcccgattttcacaagaaaattttgttcagcgatgaagctcacttttggttgagtgggtattagggtggtccaaaaatgcatggggaaaaatttatattaaaatttttatgctgccgccccccataatggtaaagaatgaaaaataaaaagacccgtattttttttttttttaattagaccatatttaatggtgccgccggggctttgaaatatcccatgtatttggcatgggaaaaaatactttttcgtagatttcatgtaaaaacctggaaaattaatatattttaaccggataactcagtttctcttcataattggtcagggaataacaaccaattatgaaataattaatttttttgtattaactattttttatagaaccccaaaaagcccccataaaacgaaaatctaagaaaaaatcgaaaaacaatattttatattacttttatgaaaaatagttaatacaaaaaaaattaattatttcataattggttgttattccctgaccaattatgaagagaaactgagttatccgtttaaaatatattcattttccaggtttttacatgaaatctacgaaaaagtatttttttcccatgcaaaatacatgggatatttcaaagccccggcggcaccattaaatatggtctgattaaaaaaaaaaaaaatacgggtctttttatttttcattctttactattttggggggcggcagcataacaatttttttttggaccaccctaatgggtatgtcaataagcaaaattgtcgcatttggagtgaacataatccacaagccattgctgagacgccgttacatcctcaaaaagtcattgtttggtgtgctctatgggcagagggaatcattggtccatatttctttaaaaatgaagccggccataatgttacagtcaatggagagcg
This genomic window contains:
- the LOC129242440 gene encoding alanine--tRNA ligase, mitochondrial-like, yielding MYSSAKKLQRVLSSGEIRKTFIDYFTINHDHKFVRSSPVVPFCDPTVAFVNAGMNQFKSVFLGKSQAPYPRVTNSQKCVRVGGKHNDLSVVGQDGYHHTFFEMLGNWSFGDYFKREACEMAFQLLRGPFNIDPGRLYVTYFAGDKVLGLPADLECFEIWRSLGFPAERVLPFGCKENFWEMGTTGPCGPCTEIHIDHCPTVSKSHERAKFVNADKPDLTELWNLVFIQYNRNEDGSVTQLPAQHVDTGMGFERLTAILQQKTSNYDTDLFTPIFKTIQKITNAPHYAGIFPTGTEIAALDTGYRILADHARMITTCLADGMLPDQNQKLRRVLRKAFTISENIFANEKLLSQLIPIVVETIGTAYPEMYNKQNSILELIAHEQEVFKALRESSSKAFVEALTEFPNLEDIDLMECPGFVPAYREFHAQKETFKNNVLPGKFLYKLTDTYGLTEDNFKKLAELENMECDLHGYLAEITNAKMKSKASLNGQNASSEDKLANQRRDIEAIMQFTKKLNPTDNSWKYCYKYDVDDKKYNIPPLLAQVTGMIYRGAEMDTVKLNNLVPEGELLYIVTDVSNFYYESGGQQGDFGAIQLTSETNDSINHQLPVVEVKCINDCIVHVCKLPKVEKEIILKTGAHVHILVDVNHRKMTACHHTATHLLNGAIRTLFKKTTYQVSSAVTSDNCKLEVGIIDKRITKEDIIRLEDLIGQTINSKVPVDVTTINASDVLQQDDITMVPGEIYPETGLRLISIKCEHPQLHSKELCCGTHVTNTHELEYFTITNLKQTNRARFAFTAVAGTAAENALKTAALLQHRVDMLDEQFKTDKLTNATEIELQKIRHNLLHTEVVLPYAFKIDTLERINDILKKLKETTRTTLKEFVEVEMKTLLQEKTTETHPFIVHYIRSSVLVEEVPLQRATKLCPDRPILVASMCEGIVKARCCVPKKFISDQFDAEQWLREFALVFKSQVAAPKGQNSAEVCNMKGKKVSTQFEEQLEEALARANDFAFKRILL